From the Paramormyrops kingsleyae isolate MSU_618 chromosome 7, PKINGS_0.4, whole genome shotgun sequence genome, one window contains:
- the samd9l gene encoding sterile alpha motif domain-containing protein 9-like, producing MEELTSTPIDKWTESMVSSWLASIGIKDQYIETLHEKEVNGKVLLKITEQFLKKETEMKPGPVHLIIESRNELVKTQKAQKQQNKAPKSTAENTNQGASFIPELPISSNSQKEQQMNQDTIARKRDSKPRPFGKPGIDHTYVKHDVLQPETGVSNLITPCHEYKAFDTAATLDARRIKAKLAYEVLKFATGCINMRTNGTIHFGVMDNQEKKSGYKHGEIIGIPIKEQCVYTDALDYIERCFDSDRELVRQCIRPPEFILVTEPNRKEQHYVVEYDVEPSVSIVRNGVFSVRLVKFSEESGRIEQEPEKMYCRVGASTKPVEGMSGFLEGVNHRDARREKAEKSFLPEPCQDLERKLIMLITSGKKQMEKEKWYILVTNKFSGEDLKNVDFFMNMKLFCVFDFDPDSKVSGLCHEYAKHHAVNLHFMQNYKIPSDKNIREFESHLHLFEQTSWIFCNGRNDFSGNETPCDENTWCRTRRTFLKDCVSLICKDILPKGTFLVIFLLMSPVEIPLLKTFDEFFTDMQGHEDIICISESEGNFQKWRASAVEFCDGETVNNSSIVGLKMSHVSATVQQIQGPNTRVNKLLPVSVKAKCHLLTRDEETMSSLEVLGVNQCEEISAEFIESKKEKIDRDFYRGGKVKWMNLWLAEVGEVGEVIQRDAYHEVINLLDASLKLSSEQKPVKCINIYHYAGSGGSTVARQVLWKYRKDLRCAVVKPSYAVGTVSKHAVMLREYEEKDPEKCLPVLLLIDDCEREYLEELKHELETAINTKKIANGIPCFILLSCRRCHNPEKMSKESPLLSVSVTHKLSPTEKTHFARKRQNLEKQFQPEFILTFVLMSEEFEHEYVEKFVEHLLQDIVLTSVDTQLIQFVALLNTYVENSYISQSHCEALLQLQLTFYGERFGQHAFENSLSEQAKLVFIHLKDETTHINSIRIIHQVVAKEILHQLLGQKQQSELALEILRNNVLFNHRFGGTQYRKFLRELFIRRYKISRGDKSDTFFSPLIEHVREKETAENAIELLHEAYKRFSEDAFFAQQLARLYYRHERFDLAERWAETAAAKLPKNSYILDTKGQVYRKWFTTKNNRIEKCQRTPESIADAIETALKAIECFQKCQLVAVEETETMNNSGFVGAIEVGCNLLELISSLDVFSNKYGDHSELQKYLLTEYIPKEVEAPWEHFHYKLKSLQLTMHKAFEWMSEELSYFQNQDTAEEETSKTSELTIHRPKHWLAGKSCVYGKFFCEVSLSSTPCNWQSHLNNMSDFSKRMAIYQLGGGNITTIFSILDQKKREQDKTLENIISLYPKGAKMDQLEFGNYTASHFALSAISPGSRYLSVLKHLQKLSRPFLQDKSKCPSSVLFLCTLLFWPEKFDVDQEKEEKYKTILTAVKFLQQTYKAKMKDIPVRRRRIYTHFYLGKGFGYEKFVHKNKIETIRKFSSVSEKRQKWLEGGVWKTPEIAGELMRVNGWTEDGNVYLEGPKTEKFFIHPLNESSVPAGNENVTFYVGFTFRGPVACDITIRK from the exons ATGG AAGAACTTACCAGCACTCCCATTGATAAATGGACAGAGTCCATGGTGAGCTCATGGCTGGCTTCAATAGGAATTAAAGATCAATACATTGAAACACTTCATGAAAAGGAAGTTAATGGCAAAGTCCTCCTTAAAATCACAGAGCAATTTCTGAAAAAAGAGACTGAAATGAAACCTGGTCCTGTACATCTGATAATAGAGAGCAGAAATGAGTTAGTTAAGACTCAAAAAGCTCAGAAGCAGCAGAATAAAGCACCCAAGAGCACTGCTGAAAACACAAACCAAGGAGCTTCATTCATCCCAGAGCTTCCAATATCCAGCAATTCCCAGAAAGAACAACAGATGAACCAAGACACTATAGCAAGAAAAAGAGATTCAAAGCCACGACCTTTTGGCAAACCAGGCATTGACCACACATATGTAAAGCATGATGTTCTTCAGCCTGAAACAGGGGTCAGTAATCTTATAACTCCATGCCATGAGTACAAGGCATTCGATACAGCTGCGACTTTAGATGCCAGAAGAATTAAAGCCAAGCTGGCATATGAAGTCCTTAAATTTGCCACAGGATGCATTAACATGAGAACAAATGGCACAATACACTTTGGGGTAATGGACAACCAGGAGAAAAAGTCTGGCTACAAACACGGTGAAATCATTGGCATTCCAATTAAGGAACAATGTGTGTATACTGATGCACTGGATTACATAGAAAGGTGTTTTGATAGTGACAGAGAGCTTGTACGGCAGTGTATAAGACCCCCAGAGTTCATTCTGGTAACTGAGCCCAACAGGAAAGAACAACACTATGTGGTTGAATATGATGTCGAACCTTCAGTTAGCATAGTGAGAAATGGGGTGTTTTCTGTCAGGTTGGTGAAGTTCAGTGAAGAGTCTGGAAGAATTGAACAGGAACCAGAAAAAATGTATTGCAGAGTTGGAGCCTCAACAAAACCAGTTGAAGGTATGAGTGGATTTTTAGAAGGAGTCAATCACAGAGATGCTCGAAGAGAGAAGGCAGAGAAGTCCTTTTTGCCAGAACCCTGCCAAGATCTTGAAAGGAAACTCATCATGCTTATAACAAGTGGGAAGAAACAAATGGAAAAGGAGAAATGGTACATACTTGTTACAAACAAGTTTTCAGGGGAAGATCTTAAGAATGTGGATTTTTTTATGAACATGAAGTTATTCTGTGTGTTTGACTTTGATCCAGATTCCAAGGTGTCTGGATTATGCCATGAATATGCTAAGCACCATGCAGTGAACCTTCACTTCATGCAAAACTACAAAATTCCAAGTGACAAGAACATCAGAGAATTTGAGAGTCATCTACATCTGTTTGAACAAACCAGTTGGATATTTTGTAATGGACGAAATGATTTCAGTGGGAATGAAACTCCCTGTGATGAGAATACATGGTGTAGAACAAGGAGGACTTTCCTTAAAGATTGTGTGTCACTGATCTGCAAGGATATCTTACCCAAGGGAACCTTCCTTGTCATCTTCCTCCTCATGTCTCCTGTTGAGATACCTCTACTGAAGACATTCGATGAGTTTTTCACTGACATGCAAGGTCATGAAGACATTATATGCATCTCAGAATCAGAAGGAAACTTTCAGAAATGGCGAGCATCTGCTGTTGAATTCTGTGATGGGGAAACAGTGAACAATTCGAGTATAGTAGGTTTGAAAATGAGCCACGTCAGTGCAACTGTCCAGCAAATCCAGGGCCCTAATACTCGTGTGAATAAACTCTTACCTGTGTCTGTCAAAGCAAAATGCCATCTACTGACACGTGATGAGGAAACTATGTCGTCTTTGGAGGTTTTAGGTGTGAATCAGTGTGAAGAAATCAGTGCAGAGTTCATTGagtcaaagaaagaaaaaatagacAGAGACTTTTATCGAGGAGGAAAAGTTAAATGGATGAACTTGTGGCTTGCAGAAGTTGGAGAAGTTGGGGAAGTGATTCAAAGAGATGCCTATCATGAGGTGATTAATCTTCTGGATGCCTCTCTTAAATTGAGCTCAGAACAAAAGCCTGTCAAATGCATCAACATATACCATTACGCTGGCAGTGGAGGGAGCACAGTGGCAAGGCAGGTTCTGTGGAAGTACAGAAAGGATCTGAGGTGTGCAGTTGTGAAACCATCATATGCTGTTGGCACAGTTTCAAAACATGCTGTGATGCTTCGGGAGTATGAGGAAAAAGATCCAGAGAAATGTCTCCCTGTTCTTTTACTCATTGACGATTGTGAGAGGGAATATTTAGAAGAGTTAAAGCATGAGTTAGAAACAGCTATCAACACAAAGAAGATTGCAAATGGAATACCGTGCTTCATTCTCCTCAGCTGTAGAAGATGCCACAATCCAGAGAAAATGTCGAAGGAGTCGCCTTTACTGAGTGTCTCTGTGACTCACAAGCTTTCACCAACCgagaaaacacattttgctaGAAAGCGACAAAACCTCGAGAAACAGTTTCAGCCAGAGTTCATTCTGACATTTGTCTTAATGAGTGAAGAATTTGAACATGAATATGTGGAAAAGTTTGTAGAGCATTTATTACAGGACATTGTTCTCACATCTGTTGACACCCAGCTGATTCAATTTGTAGCTCTGCTTAACACCTATGTGGAGAACTCGTACATTTCTCAGTCACATTGTGAAGCCCTCCTTCAACTCCAGCTCACTTTCTATGGAGAAAGATTCGGACAACACGCGTTTGAGAATTCTCTGAGTGAGCAGGCTAAATTGGTCtttatacatttaaaagatGAAACAACCCACATCAACTCGATCAGAATCATCCACCAAGTGGTGGCAAAAGAAATTCTCCATCAGCTTTTGggacaaaaacaacaaagtgAGCTTGCGCTTGAAATTCTTAGAAACAACGTTCTCTTTAATCACAGATTTGGGGGAACGCAGTACAGGAAGTTCCTTCGTGAGTTGTTCATAAGACGCTACAAAATCAGCAGAGGTGACAAATCAGACACTTTTTTCTCACCCCTCATTGAACATGTGAGAGAAAAAGAAACGGCAGAAAATGCTATTGAGCTTCTTCATGAGGCATACAAAAGATTCAGCGAGGATGCATTTTTTGCTCAACAGCTAGCTCGCCTCTATTACCGACATGAAAGATTTGACCTTGCAGAACGTTGGGCAGAAACTGCAGCAGCTAAACTGCCTAAGAACTCCTACATTCTTGACACAAAAGGTCaggtgtacagaaaatggttcacaacaaaaaacaacagaataGAAAAATGTCAGAGAACACCAGAGTCCATAGCAGATGCCATTGAGACAGCTCTTAAAGCCATTGAATGTTTCCAAAAATGTCAGTTGGTTGCTGTTGAAGAAACTGAGACCATGAACAACTCGGGATTTGTTGGAGCTATAGAAGTTGGGTGTAACTTGTTGGAGCTAATTTCTTCACTTGATGTTTTCTCAAATAAATATGGGGATCATTCTGAATTACAGAAGTACTTGCTTACAGAATACATTCCCAAAGAAGTTGAAGCACCATGGGAACACTTCCACTACAAACTCAAAAGTctccagctcacaatgcacaaGGCATTCGAGTGGATGTCAGAAGAACTGAGTTATTTCCAAAACCAAGACACTGCTGAGGAGGAAACCTCCAAAACCTCAGAGCTGACGATACATCGCCCCAAACACTGGCTGGCTGGCAAGTCCTGTGTTTATGGAAAGTTCTTCTGTGAGGTCTCACTCAGCAGCACACCCTGTAACTGGCAATCTCATTTAAATAACATGAGCGACTTCAGCAAACGCATGGCTATCTACCAGCTCGGGGGAGGAAACATTACAACAATCTTTTCCATCCTGGAccagaaaaaaagagaacaaGACAAAACTTTGGAGAATATAATTTCACTGTATCCAAAAGGTGCTAAAATGGATCAACTGGAATTTGGCAACTACACAGCATCACATTTTGCCTTAAGTGCAATCTCTCCAGGTTCACGTTACCTGTCTGTCCTCAAACATCTGCAGAAGCTGAGCAGACCGTTTCTTCAAGACAAATCAAAATGTCCATCAAGTGTTCTGTTTCTGTGCACACTACTGTTTTGGCCAGAAAAATTTGATGTTGATCAAGAAAAAGAGGAGAAATATAAAACAATCCTTACTGCTGTCAAATTCCTCCAACAAACATACAAGGCCAAAATGAAGGATATCCCTGTCAGAAGGAGGCGGATTTACACCCACTTCTACCTGGGAAAAGGATTTGGGTACGAGAAATTTGTCCACAAGAATAAAATTGAAACGATCAGAAAATTTTCCTCTGTTTCAGAAAAGCGTCAAAAATGGCTTGAAGGGGGAGTGTGGAAAACACCGGAAATTGCTGGAGAGCTCATGCGTGTAAACGGCTGGACAGAAGATGGAAATGTGTATCTTGAAGGTCCTAAAACTGAAAAGTTTTTCATTCATCCCCTTAATGAAAGTTCCGTGCCTGCTGGAAATGAAAACGTCACCTTCTACGTAGGCTTCACGTTCAGGGGACCTGTTGCATGTGACATCACAATAAGAAAATAG